The following coding sequences are from one Thermodesulfobacteriota bacterium window:
- the fliD gene encoding flagellar filament capping protein FliD — protein sequence MSTFSVSGLISGIDYNSMIEQIIELERQPIELKETRQKAYQTKISKYGELSSKLDALKTAADGLRTSTAFYAREAEASDGTVLNATASSSATEGNYAIVVTRLAQAHRIASSAVAAATTVVASGAGNFSFQVGGGATVTVAVDATTTLENLAAAINTATDDAEASVINDGTGYRLVLKSVASGAANSITVTENATSLGLPTGPVAGGQVLQAAQDAAFTVDGLPMTRSTNTVEGAIEGVSFTLKKEGSSSLSVTNDTEAIREKIEAFVSAYNGVVTLVSDNVAYDSESGTASAFTGESTARDVVSRLQSIVGGRVTGLSEELRVLSQIGIKTEKDGTLTVDEAVLSDKLVSDLAGVS from the coding sequence TTGTCCACATTCTCGGTCAGCGGACTGATCTCGGGGATCGACTACAACTCGATGATCGAGCAGATCATCGAGCTGGAGCGGCAGCCGATCGAGCTGAAGGAGACCCGGCAGAAGGCGTACCAGACCAAGATCAGCAAGTACGGAGAGCTGTCGTCGAAGCTGGACGCCCTGAAAACAGCGGCGGACGGGCTGAGAACGTCGACCGCATTCTACGCCCGGGAGGCGGAAGCGAGCGACGGGACCGTCCTCAACGCGACGGCGTCCAGCTCGGCGACGGAGGGGAACTACGCGATCGTCGTGACCCGCCTCGCGCAGGCGCACCGGATCGCCTCGTCGGCCGTGGCGGCCGCGACGACCGTGGTGGCCTCCGGCGCGGGGAATTTCAGCTTCCAGGTCGGCGGCGGGGCGACGGTCACCGTGGCCGTCGACGCGACGACGACCCTGGAGAACCTGGCCGCCGCGATCAACACCGCCACGGACGACGCGGAAGCGAGCGTCATCAACGACGGCACCGGATACCGGCTCGTCCTCAAAAGCGTCGCCTCCGGCGCCGCGAACTCCATCACGGTGACGGAGAACGCCACCTCGCTCGGGCTGCCCACCGGCCCGGTCGCGGGGGGACAGGTGCTCCAGGCGGCACAGGACGCCGCGTTCACCGTGGACGGGCTGCCGATGACCCGCAGCACCAACACCGTGGAGGGCGCGATCGAAGGGGTGTCGTTCACCCTGAAGAAGGAGGGGAGCTCCTCCCTCTCCGTGACGAACGACACGGAAGCCATCCGGGAGAAGATCGAGGCGTTCGTCTCCGCGTACAACGGCGTCGTCACTCTGGTTTCCGACAACGTCGCGTACGACTCGGAGAGCGGAACCGCCAGCGCGTTCACGGGAGAGTCCACCGCGAGGGATGTCGTGAGCCGCCTGCAGTCGATCGTCGGGGGCCGCGTCACAGGCCTTTCGGAGGAGCTGCGCGTCCTCTCGCAGATCGGGATCAAGACGGAGAAGGACGGGACGCTGACCGTCGACGAGGCCGTCCTGTCCGACAAGCTCGTTTCCGACCTGGCCGGCGTGTCA